Proteins encoded by one window of Musa acuminata AAA Group cultivar baxijiao chromosome BXJ2-9, Cavendish_Baxijiao_AAA, whole genome shotgun sequence:
- the LOC103999261 gene encoding U-box domain-containing protein 38-like, with translation MGSDEQRCKLTSHLSLSTSPSSSSSATTAAVEPPVEFRCPISRSVMADPVVVAATGWTFERRCVEACADLGVAPPDLSLDRPFSSSSSSTSPLVLIPNIILKSAIHDWCDRHGLPRPLPVPADAACACVRSLMPSSSPPSTSSASPPPSVGADGQDETLEAPERKDEALREKAFSCGGDDGKGRFLQASALSDGTNKDEDDIVRSKSSGLDGNSEETTSPGVRLSSVSQTEDKCFSFSRSSTSSPSLHPTSSSSSSEIEVLPPPNVVSPASEIETDAWEEEMLTKWMDSDVKEQEFAAASLRHATRESRDCRIKLCSPHLLASLRSILLTRCTAVQINAVAAMVNLSLEKENKVRIVRCGAVLPLVEVLKGGHPEAREHAAAALHSLALDGENRVAIGSLGAIPPLLNLFTSPSAAGPRARRDAGKALCHLSVARPNQPKIARTAGAVRALLAVAEAEAVVSDASSQYQGPVLARLAMMVISNLAACGEGQSALMDAGAVPAVAALMRGAAGATVEEHCVATLYGMSRDRLRFPRLARAAGADKVLMRVVERDSGDIRREMAKKTLRAIRRGEDDEAPPLRGYPAEDDGDVVSDGLMSFRRRNKVVGNGTSPF, from the coding sequence ATGGGAAGCGACGAGCAGCGCTGCAAGCTCACCTCCCATCTCTCGCTGTCCACCtcgccctcttcctcctcctcggctACTACGGCGGCCGTGGAGCCGCCCGTGGAGTTCCGGTGCCCCATCTCGCGGTCGGTCATGGCGGACCCCGTCGTCGTCGCGGCCACCGGGTGGACCTTCGAGCGGAGATGCGTCGAGGCCTGCGCCGACCTCGGAGTCGCCCCACCTGACCTCTCCCTCGATCGACCTTTTTCTTCATCCTCATCCTCTACCTCGCCGCTCGTCCTCATCCCTAACATCATCCTCAAGTCCGCCATCCACGACTGGTGCGACCGCCACGGCCTCCCCCGTCCTCTCCCCGTCCCTGCCGACGCCGCCTGCGCCTGTGTCCGTAGCCTCATGCCCTCCAGTTCCCCTCCCTCCACTTCCTCTGCTTCTCCTCCGCCCTCTGTTGGAGCAGATGGACAAGACGAAACCCTGGAAGCGCCGGAACGTAAAGATGAAGCCTTGCGAGAGAAGGCGTTCTCCTGCGGTGGAGACGATGGAAAAGGTCGGTTCTTGCAGGCTTCGGCGTTGTCTGATGGAACAAACAAAGACGAAGATGACATAGTGCGATCGAAATCGAGCGGATTAGATGGCAATTCCGAGGAAACGACGAGTCCTGGAGTTCGTCTTTCTTCGGTCTCGCAAACAGAGGACAAATGCTTCTCCTTTTCGCGGTCCTCTACCTCATCCCCATCCTTGCACcccacttcttcctcttcctcttccgagATCGAGGTCTTACCTCCTCCGAACGTTGTGTCTCCTGCTTCCGAGATCGAGACGGATGCGTGGGAAGAGGAGATGTTGACCAAGTGGATGGATTCCGATGTCAAGGAGCAGGAATTCGCAGCGGCCTCCCTCCGCCACGCCACCAGAGAGAGTCGCGACTGCCGGATCAAGCTCTGCAGCCCGCACCTCCTAGCCTCCCTCCGCTCAATTCTCCTCACCCGCTGCACCGCCGTCCAGATCAACGCCGTCGCCGCTATGGTCAACTTGTCCTTGGAGAAAGAGAACAAGGTCCGAATTGTGCGTTGCGGCGCGGTGCTGCCGCTCGTGGAGGTGCTCAAAGGAGGCCACCCGGAAGCCCGCGAGCACGCCGCCGCCGCCCTCCACAGCCTCGCTCTCGACGGCGAGAACCGGGTGGCCATCGGCTCCCTCGGCGCCATCCCACCGCTGCTGAACCTGTTCACGAGCCCCTCCGCGGCCGGCCCCCGAGCCCGCCGCGACGCCGGGAAGGCGCTCTGTCACCTTTCCGTTGCCCGCCCTAACCAACCCAAGATCGCGCGAACCGCCGGGGCCGTGAGGGCGCTGCTCGCcgtggcggaggcggaggcggttgTCTCGGACGCTTCGTCGCAGTATCAGGGGCCGGTGCTGGCGAGGCTGGCGATGATGGTGATCAGCAATCTGGCGGCGTGCGGGGAGGGACAGAGCGCGCTGATGGACGCCGGGGCGGTGCCAGCGGTGGCGGCGCTGATGAGGGGCGCTGCAGGAGCGACAGTGGAGGAGCACTGCGTGGCGACGCTGTACGGGATGAGCCGGGACCGATtgaggtttccgaggctggcgaggGCAGCCGGGGCTGATAAGGTGCTGATGAGGGTGGTGGAGCGGGACAGCGGTGACATCCGACGGGAGATGGCGAAGAAGACACTGCGGGCGATTAGGAGGGGGGAGGACGACGAGGCGCCGCCGCTTCGGGGCTACCCGGCGGAGGACGACGGTGACGTGGTATCGGATGGGCTGATGTCGTTTCGGCGCCGTAACAAGGTAGTTGGCAACGGAACTTCCCCGTTCTAA
- the LOC135623759 gene encoding peroxidase 31-like, producing the protein MERRALVTRIAALVAVLLLATPAAAKLTATYYQKTCPKAEQIVSEVVTTKQITTPITAAGALRLFFHDCFAGGCDASVLVSTNAFNRAERDADDNVSLPGDGFDVVIRAKTALELQCPGVVSCADVLALATRELVIMLGGPFYHVRLGRKDALNSTAASVEGQLPGPNMTVDQLISLFARKSFTAQELVALSGAHTVGFSHCDQFASRIYGYDGRNQNAYDPAMNPQFAQALQKACANYTTDPTIAAFNDVMTPGKFDNLYYQNLLRGLGLLASDQALAAHPQTKPFVQLYAANQTAFFTDFAHAMEKLSVLGVKTGRKGEVRRRCDAFNNLST; encoded by the coding sequence ATGGAGAGACGTGCCCTGGTGACAAGGATCGCGGCTCTGGTTGCCGTCCTCCTCCTCGCGACCCCTGCCGCCGCCAAGCTCACCGCCACCTACTACCAGAAGACGTGCCCCAAGGCGGAGCAGATCGTGTCGGAGGTGGTGACGACCAAGCAGATCACCACCCCCATCACAGCCGCCGGCGCCCTCCGCCTCTTCTTCCACGACTGCTTCGCCGGCGGCTGCGACGCCTCCGTGCTCGTGTCGACCAACGCCTTCAACCGCGCGGAGCGCGACGCCGACGACAACGTCTCTCTCCCCGGGGACGGCTTCGACGTCGTCATCCGCGCCAAGACAGCCCTCGAGCTTCAGTGCCCCGGCGTGGTCTCCTGCGCCGACGTCCTCGCCCTCGCCACCCGCGAGCTCGTCATCATGCTGGGCGGGCCTTTCTACCACGTCCGCCTCGGCCGCAAGGACGCCCTCAACTCCACCGCCGCCTCCGTCGAGGGCCAACTCCCCGGCCCCAACATGACCGTGGACCAGCTCATCTCCCTCTTCGCTCGGAAGAGCTTCACCGCACAGGAGCTGGTGGCCCTCTCCGGCGCCCACACCGTCGGCTTCTCGCACTGCGACCAGTTCGCGTCGCGCATCTACGGCTACGACGGCCGCAACCAGAACGCCTACGACCCGGCGATGAACCCGCAGTTCGCGCAGGCGCTGCAGAAGGCGTGTGCCAACTACACCACGGACCCGACCATCGCCGCCTTCAACGACGTGATGACGCCGGGCAAGTTCGACAACCTGTACTACCAGAACCTGCTGCGGGGGCTGGGGCTGCTGGCGTCGGACCAGGCGCTGGCGGCGCACCCGCAGACGAAGCCCTTCGTGCAGCTCTACGCCGCCAACCAGACCGCTTTTTTCACGGACTTCGCGCACGCCATGGAGAAGCTCAGCGTGCTTGGGGTGAAGACGGGCCGCAAGGGCGAGGTCCGGCGACGCTGCGACGCGTTCAACAACCTCTCCACCTAA
- the LOC135623761 gene encoding uncharacterized protein LOC135623761, which translates to MEPPALVSSYSLKPGLRVPSFAPLSSRPSRPSSRPRRLLFFSLPVSWPGSEGRGRSFVTLVPKAAAEVPDGRPSRSDAAGRGGRRVLRQSQAQSTAPSFPVKEVASFVVPAGMFVATTFVLWKVVENVLMPKPKGSTSRVNKSSLPGIKWSFSPGSNLQSGASVKIERESKQKLNEFAKELRTFSSVDMSGRNFGDDGLFFLAESLGYNQAAEEVDFSGNGITAAGLKAFDGVLQTNTVLKTLNLSGNNIGDEGARCLSDILMVNDGIQKLQLNSTGLGDEGAKAIAEMLKKNSTLRVLELNNNMIDYSGFASLAGALLDNKAIRSIHLNGNYGGALGAASLAKGIEGNKSLRELHLHGNDIGNEGIRALISGLSAHKGKITLLDIGNNDIGSKGAFHVAEYIKKTKSLLWLNLYMNDVGDEGAERIADALRENRTITTIDLGGNNIHASGVSAIARVLKDNSVITTLELSYNPIGPDGVKDLCEVLKFDGKIETLKLGWCQIGPKGAEHVADCLKYNTTLTTLDLRANGLGDDGAVCLARSLKIVNEALTSLDLGFNEIRDKGAFALAQALKANEDVAVASLNLASNFLTKYGQVALTEARDHVFEMSEKEINIFF; encoded by the exons ATGGAGCCCCCCGCCCTCGTCTCCTCCTATTCCCTCAAGCCCGGCCTCCGCGTCCCCTCCTTCGCTCCCCTCTCCTCTCGGCCTTCGCGTCCCTCGAGCCGCCCCCGCAGACTGCTATTTTTCTCTCTTCCTGTCTCGTGGCCGGGGTCGGAAGGCCGGGGGCGTTCGTTCGTGACCCTCGTCCCCAAGGCCGCCGCCGAGGTGCCCGATGGAAGGCCCAGCCGAAGTGACGCcgcaggaagaggagggaggagagttTTAAGGCAGTCTCAGGCGCAGTCGACTGCCCCGTCCTTTCCCGTGAAGGAGGTTGCCTCCTTCGTGGTGCCGGCTGGGATGTTCGTTGCTACCACGTTCG TATTGTGGAAGGTAGTTGAAAACGTACTAATGCCAAAACCAAAGGGCTCAACTTCCAGGGTCAATAAATCTTCTCTACCTGGAATTAAGTGGTCTTTTTCTCCTGGTTCTAATCTGCAATCAGGTGCTAGTGTGAAGATTGAAAGAGAGTCCAAGCAAAAACTCAATGAATTTGCCAAAGAACTTCGGACATTCAGCAGTGTTGACATGTCAG GTCGTAATTTTGGGGATGATGGTctgttctttcttgctgaaagtcTAGGTTACAATCAG GCAGCAGAGGAAGTGGACTTTTCTGGCAATGGGATTACAGCAGCTGGATTAAAGGCCTTTGATGGTGTTCTTCAAACAAATACTGTGCTGAAAACTCTGAATCTCTCTGGAAATAATATTGGTGATGAAGGAGCTAGG TGTCTTTCAGATATATTGATGGTGAATGATGGTATTCAAAAGCTCCAGCTAAACAGTACAGGTCTTGGAGATGAG GGAGCAAAGGCTATTGCAGAGATGCTGAAAAAAAATTCAACTTTACGTGTCCTTGAACTTAACAATAATATGATTGACTACTCT GGTTTTGCAAGTCTTGCTGGGGCTctccttgataataaggcaattcGGTCAATACATCTCAA TGGTAACTATGGGGGTGCGCTTGGTGCAGCAAGTCTAGCTAAAGGAATTGAAGGAAATAAGTCCCTAAGG GAACTTCATCTTCATGGAAATGATATTGGAAATGAAGGCATTCGAGCACTTATATCAGGTTTATCTGCCCATAAAG GAAAAATAACACTGCTAGATATTGGCAACAACGACATTGGTTCAAAGGGTGCCTTCCATGTTGCTGAATATATCAAGAAAACTAAATCCTTGCTGTGGTTGAATCTTTATATGAATGACGTAGGTGATGAG GGAGCAGAAAGGATTGCGGATGCTTTGAGAGAGAACCGCACAATAACTACCATAGATTTG GGTGGTAATAACATCCATGCGAGTGGCGTGAGTGCGATTGCGAGAGTATTGAAAGATAATTCTGTCATCACAACA CTGGAGTTAAGTTATAATCCTATTGGCCCTGATGGGGTAAAAGATCTTTGTGAAGTTCTGAAGTTCGACGGCAAGATAGAGACATTGAAGCTTGGTTGGTGTCAG ATAGGACCAAAGGGTGCTGAGCATGTTGCAGATTGTTTGAAGTACAATACCACATTAACAACTTTGGATTTACGGGCAAATGGACTTGGAGATGAT GGTGCAGTCTGTCTGGCACGCAGTTTGAAAATTGTTAACGAGGCTCTAACATCACTTGATTTAGGTTTCAACGAGATAAGA GACAAGGGAGCATTTGCTCTGGCACAGGCACTCAAAGCGAACGAAGATGTAGCCGTAGCATCGTTGAACCTTGCAAGCAATTTTCTTACAAAATATGGACAG GTTGCTCTGACGGAAGCTCGAGACCATGTATTTGAGATGAGTGAAAAGGAGATAAATATCTTTTTTTAG